One genomic region from Anopheles bellator chromosome 2, idAnoBellAS_SP24_06.2, whole genome shotgun sequence encodes:
- the LOC131210880 gene encoding carbohydrate sulfotransferase 5-like: protein MEKAAILVPVKTSLGPSNGRAGRRERMSRRKNLAGLCAVTVGCILLLYASQRYTSNGYGTDYFRPRERTANQRMLNSHKYYGLRSAPYGGGAGSVPVYDSFPPMPTAHNATIGIEDVLSYQRTLLAAETASYEYTANFEEQKLSELTPETGGNPRRSLIITTWRSGSTFLGDILNALPGNYYHYEPLLDFDIVQIRGPPNDSVAIHNLRHLLRCDYSGMENYLDFGRTHNYLFSHNTRLWQQCVRFPQFCYEPRFLGPYCQLFPLQSMKVVRLRASLLFPLLEDESLNLRVVLLIRDPRGSLQSRKHRVWCPGRPDCDDPTTVCSDMQLDYEAAIELSERFPKRFRVIRYEDLSLNPYRMTKEILHFYGLPFHPAVRAFLDTHTKQDVGGVSSTYRDSKSAPFHWTKDLTFDEVKIIQDSCVAAMKSWGYRNATSERELYDNFNPLLPYSVS, encoded by the exons ATGGAGAAAGCTGCCATCCTCGTACCGGTCAAGACATCTCTCGGCCCCAGCAACGGTAGAGCCGGCCGTCGGGAAAGGATGTCGCGGCGCAAAAATCTGGCCGGTCTGTGCGCGGTCACCGTTGGCTGTATTCTGCTGCTGTACGCAAGCCAGCGGTACACCTCGAACGGCTACGGCACCGATTACTTTCGGCCGCGGGAACGAACTGCCAACCAGCGAATGCTGAATTCCCACAAATACTACGG GCTCCGTTCGGCACCgtacggtggcggtgctgggaGTGTCCCAGTGTACGACTCGTTCCCTCCGATGCCGACGGCTCACAATGCGACCATCGGCATCGAGGATGTGCTGAGCTACCAGCGCACCCTGTTGGCCGCCGAAACCGCTTCCTACGAGTATACTGCCAACTTCGAGGAGCAGAAGCTTTCGGAACTAACGCCGGAAACGGGGGGGAACCCGCGACGCAGTCTCATCATCACCACCTGGCGCTCCGGCTCGACGTTTCTCGGGGACATACTGAACGCGCTGCCCGGCAACTACTATCACTACGAGCCGCTTCTCGACTTCGACATCGTGCAGATCCGGGGACCACCGAACGACAGTGTGGCGATCCATAACCTACGGCATCTGCTGCGCTGCGACTACAGCGGGATGGAGAACTATCTCGACTTTGGCCGGACGCACAACTATCTGTTCAGCCACAACACCCGCCTTTGGCAGCAGTGTGTGCGCTTTCCCCAGTTCTGCTACGAGCCACGTTTCCTCGGACCGTACTGCCAGCTGTTTCCACTGCAGAGCATGAAGGTGGTCCGGTTGCGGGCCTCCCTTCTGTTTCCACTGCTCGAGGACGAAAG CCTCAACTTGcgcgtggtgctgctgatacGTGACCCGCGGGGATCACTTCAGTCACGGAAGCACCGTGTCTGGTGCCCGGGGCGCCCCGACTGTGACGATCCGACCACCGTGTGCAGCGACATGCAGCTGGACTACGAGGCGGCCATCGAGCTGAGTGAACGCTTTCCGAAGCGGTTTCG AGTGATACGGTACGAGGATCTCTCGCTGAACCCATACCGAATGACCAAAGAGATTCTGCACTTTTATGGGCTTCCATTCCATCCGGCGGTGCGAGCATTTCTCGATACGCACACCAAGCAGGACGTTGGCGGCGTTAGCTCGACGTACCGCGATTCCAAGTCGGCGCCGTTTCACTGGACGAAGGATCTTACCTTCGACGAG GTGAAAATCATTCAGGACAGTTGCGTGGCGGCGATGAAAAGCTGGGGCTACCGGAATGCCACCAGCGAGCGGGAACTGTACGATAACTTCAACCCACTGCTACCGTACAGTGTTTCGTGA
- the LOC131210896 gene encoding uncharacterized protein LOC131210896, whose translation MQPPQRYIPSVSDLYGTDEIEFLLDEIRDLEPACCQLEDIQDFEIAGSRAGELSLSLESPLGTCTSWDSHAHYRQRIGNTPLPWGVALHCDASHLTSPTGIVRILLVVSSAACLACECSAGTVQVGLFLLPLIGRLRLMVFCALFSLLVTCLMLFLDISHIALMFPFNWGRLNAWMYLTIGLLFIVGSSLLIHMVFFAEEFMWVPKHTKDTLFISAILGYICSIEAFVLAALTKCPSQYRHVIDEYSDICLEERELSPICSNDVTNHNHNSASNDVSNHRSYNKIETGDSITPTCNQKPYIPVKRPDQSYNQRPTLGNMQKSNHRNRQGYHYQPIASTSRQSPTFVLDEDALPGPSSRSLDYSSA comes from the exons ATGCAACCACCCCAACGCTACATACCGTCAGTTTCTGATTTATACGGTACCGACGAAATCGAGTTCCTCCTGGACGAAATACGGGATCTCGAGCCAGCCTGCTGTCAGCTGGAAGACATCCAG GACTTTGAAATAGCTGGCAGCAGAGCAGGGGAGCTCTCATTATCGCTCGAGTCACCGCTCGGCACCTGCACATCCTGGGACTCGCATGCACACTACCGTCAAAGGATAGGGAACACACCGTTACCGTGGGGCGTTGCGCTGCACTGCGACGCCTCGCACCTGACCAGCCCGACCGGCATCGTGCGGATCCTGCTGGTG GTCTCATCCGCGGCATGTCTCGCCTGTGAGTGTTCCGCCGGCACCGTGCAGGTCGGCCTGTTTCTACTGCCACTGATCGGGCGACTGCGGTTGATG GTGTTCTGTGCACTCTTCTCTTTGTTAGTAACCTGTTTGATGCTGTTTTTGGATATCTCACACATAGCATTAATGTTTCCATTCAATTGGGGACGATTG AATGCATGGATGTACCTGACAATTGGTTTACTATTTATTGTTGGTTCATCATTGCTAATACATATGGTGTTTTTCGCTGAGGAGTTCATGTGGGTGCCAAAGCACACGAAGGATACATTGTTCATATCAGCG ATACTTGGATACATTTGCTCGATCGAGGCGTTCGTACTGGCGGCACTAACGAAGTGTCCGTCGCAGTACCGGCACGTGATCGACGAGTACAGCGACATATGCCTGGAGGAGCGCGAACTCAGCCCTATATGTAGCAACGATGTAACAAATCATAACCACAATTCGGCTTCGAACGACGTATCGAATCATCGCAGCTataataaaatcgaaacgggTGATAGCATTACGCCGACATGTAATCAAAAACCTTATATACCAG TTAAACGTCCCGACCAATCGTATAATCAGCGACCCACTCTAGGCAATATGCAGAAATCGAATCACCGCAACCGTCAGGGTTATCACTATCAACCAATAGCCTCAACTTCACGGCAGAGTCCAACCTTCGTGCTGGATGAGGATGCTTTGCCGGGTCCGTCGTCCCGTTCCCTCGACTACTCTAGTGCGTGA